A region of the Chryseobacterium gotjawalense genome:
TTTTGCTTTTACACTTTTCATCACCTCAGAAAGCGAAATTGCGGATTTCAAAGAAAAGAAACAGTGAATATGATCTTCTACTCCATTTACAATGATTGTTTGGCATCCTGTTTCATTGATCAGATTACCTACTACCGCAAATAATTCTTTTTTAAAATGCTCCTCAATTAAAGCCTTCCTATATTTTACAGAAAAAACCGTCTGCACATATAATTTTACATAAGTGTTTGGCATATTGAAAACATTTTAAAATTATAATTTCGCGATGGAATAAATTTTATTGCATCAAATAAATTCCAATGGTATTAACGGCATTACGCATTATGCGCGTTGGAATAAATTCCGATGCGTGTTTATATCGGTTTATATCGATAATGCACGTTGGAATAAATTCCAACGCTGTAATATCGGCCGTCGCGCTGCGACTGGATGATGAGTTGCGGAGCAACGGCCGATATTTTTGACTGAGATTTTAATCTCAGGGTTCTGTTTATATTTTAATCTCAAAACTGAGCAAAATTGTAATTGATTGATCCCGTAAACATTACAGATTATCAAACAATTCTTTGCAAAAATGCTCTAAACCAGGATCTCTCGCACCCATTAACAACAAAACTGTTCCGGGTTTTAATTCCGGTTTCAGCGCTTCCAGCAATTGATTTCTGTCATCTATAAAATGGGCATTTTTACCTTTTGCTTTAATTCCTTCGATCAAGTCATTGGCTGAAATATCTTTGACCGCGGTTCCGCCAGCGTAGAAAATTTCGCTCATCCAGATTTCATCCTGCGGTCGTAATGCTTCCGAAATTTCTTCAATAAAATCATTTTTCAAAAACCGAGTTGGTCCATAACCGTGTGGTTGAAACCACGCAATCACTTTCTCCGCCAAAGGTTGACAAGCTTTAATCGAAGCGGCACATTTCGCTGGATTGTGCGCGTAATCATCAATCACCCAAACGCCATTTTTCTGTCCAAGGATCTGATGGCGACGGTAAATTCCTTCATATTTCGCTAAACTTTTGGCACAAGTTTTTAAATCAATTCCAATTTGATGCGCGACTGCAATTGCTGCCGTTGCATTTTCCACGGAATGTCTCCCAATGGAATTCATTTCAAAATGTTGATTTAAAACTTGGAAATTTAAATGAAAACCATCTTGATTGAAATTTTTGGCAGAATATCCTGCGTTTTCATCTTCAAAACCAAAATCATTTCCAGGATTTGCCGACAAAGTTTTCGCTAATGTATTCGATTGATTTACAACGAATAAACCCTTTGTGTTGTTTTTAAAAATGGTGAATAATTCTATCAGTTCATCAATTTCCTGGTGATCTTTATCGATGTTTAAAAGCAAGCCAATTTCTGGTTTATATTGAACCACGGAACCATCACTTTCATCGGCTTCGATGATTAACCATTCCCCTTTTCCAACCGCAGCATTTCCTATTTTCCCTTCTTTGATAATGCTTGTTAAACCTGCGCCAGAAATAATACTCGGCTCAAATTGAGCATCAAGTAAAATTTGATATAACATCGCCGAAGTGGTTGATTTTCCTGAAGTTCCGGCAACAGCAATTGTTTTTTTACTTTCAGCAATAATCGATAACAGTTCGCTTCTTTTAATTATTGGGATTCCGAGTTCTTTGGCTTTTTGAACTTCATAAACAGAGTCTTCAATGGCGGTAGAAACAACTATTAAATCAGTTTTTTCAGTGATTCCGCTTCCGTCTTGCAGAAAACAATTGATGCCTTCAGCTTCTAACTGTTCCTTGGTTTTGTTGTATTCGCCGGGATGAAAATAGCGGTCGCTTCCGGAAACTTCTTTTCCATTTCCTTTTAGATATTGAGCAATGGCGCTCATCCCGACTCCCGCAACGCCGATGAAAAAAACATTTTGGAAATCTGCTATATTTTTTATCATATTCAAAGTTTCAGGGCTTACATAAATTTATTTTCTACCAAATTCCAAAGTCGTTGTGCGTATTCGTCAACTTTACTCCAGTCTTTCCGGTAATAAATTTCGCTTAGATATTGTTTTGCTTCGTCCAAAGTATCGAAACTGTTTAGTTTTTCGATGGTTGATTTTAATTCTTCCTCATTGCCGGCAAATAAACTTTTGGCGAATGCTACTTTATCATTAAGGTCGAGTTTGAATTCAGTTTTTTTTCTTTCGGCCTGCATAAAATCTGTTTTAACATTCGATTTCACTAAACTTCCTTCATCACTTTGGTGGTCTTTAATTTCAATTTCCTCTTCTAAAGAATCAATATCAAATAATTGTTGAACCATTTTCAGGCCTTTGATATTTGCGAGCTTGAATTTTTTCTCAGCTTGTTGGTGTGGACTTTCTCCTTTATCTTCGGGAATTTCAGTGGTATCTTCAGGTAAAGATTCGTGTTTACTGAATTGAACGATTTTTCTTCTCCGTTCCTCCATTTCCTCTAAATCTCTTTCTTTCTGCGCAACTCTCTCTGCATAATCAGCTTCCTGATGTTCAATAATTAAAGGGATTTCTTCTTCACTCCATAAATCTGATTCAGAAATGGTGTCTATTTGAATTTCATCATTTTGCTTTTCGATACTTTCAGAATGGAATGGATTATTGACCGTTTTCTCTTCGGTCTTAATTTCATCTTCGAAATCATTCAGTTCATTAGTGAACATTACTTCTTCTTCAATAGTATCATCGGCGAAATCATTTTCGTCAAATTCAACAGGTACAGTTTTCTCACCGATTACTTTATTTTCATTAATAAATTGGTTGTCTGTACTTTCATCACTTAAAATCCGGGCAAAACTGTCCTCATTTTTTTCTAAAATTCTTAAAAAAGCGATTCTGTCTGTCACTTCGGTAAATAAATCCTGTTTCGCCAGAAGTTCATCTTTTGAATTAATTTTACAGAGTGTTTCGAGAATTGTTTTGGTTTCAAAAAAAATTTTATCGTGTATATCTTGGAGACTTTGCATATCAGAATCTTATTAAATTTCCGTAATTTTGGGCTTTTAAATCTTACGGCTAAATTAACAAATGTTTTTAGAAAATACAATAAATCACGCAAAACAAAGCGGCTGGATGGAAGTTATCTGCGGCTCGATGTTTTCGGGAAAAACTGAAGAGTTAATCCGGCGGTTACGGCGTGCAGAAATGGCAGGACAAAACGTAGAAATCTTTAAACCAAAACTGGACACAAGATATGCGGATGAAGACGTGGTTTCTCACAATCAGAATAAAATCCGCAGCACTCCTGTAGAAAGTCCAAGCGAAATTTTATTACTAGGATCTAACTGCGATGTGGTGGGAATTGATGAAGCTCAGTTTTTCGACGAAAGTATTGTAGAAGTTGCCAACAAATTGGCCAACAGCGGAATACGTGTTGTTATAGCCGGTTTGGATATGGATTTTATGGGCAGACCTTTTGGTCCAATACCGAACTTAATGGCGACCGCAGAATATGTGACGAAAGTGCACGCCATCTGCAAAAGAACCGGAAATCTCGCCAACCATTCTATGAGAACCTCTACCAATACAGATTTGGTGCAGTTGGGTGAAACTGAAAGTTATGAAGCCGTAAGCAGAAAAGTTTTCAATGAAGAGTTTCTGAACAACGAAAAAAAATGAATTACACGACCAAACAAATTGCAGAAATTACAGGATCCCAATTAATTGGTGACGAAAATCTGCATATTAAAAATATAGCGTACGACAGCAGAACTTTATTCTCGGTTACTGATACTGCATTTCTTGCAATCAATACTTCAAAAAATTCGGGTGAAAAGTATATTCAGTCTGCTATAGAAAAGGGAATTGACATTATCATTTCTGAACATCATTTTCCACAATATCAAAATATCACCTGGATTATTGTTGATAATTCTATAAAATTTCTCCAAAAAATCGCGAAATATCATCTTAAACAATTTGACCTAAAAACAATCGGAATTACGGGCAGTAACGGTAAAACGATTGTTAAAGAATGGCT
Encoded here:
- a CDS encoding thymidine kinase, encoding MFLENTINHAKQSGWMEVICGSMFSGKTEELIRRLRRAEMAGQNVEIFKPKLDTRYADEDVVSHNQNKIRSTPVESPSEILLLGSNCDVVGIDEAQFFDESIVEVANKLANSGIRVVIAGLDMDFMGRPFGPIPNLMATAEYVTKVHAICKRTGNLANHSMRTSTNTDLVQLGETESYEAVSRKVFNEEFLNNEKK
- a CDS encoding UDP-N-acetylmuramate--L-alanine ligase, with the translated sequence MIKNIADFQNVFFIGVAGVGMSAIAQYLKGNGKEVSGSDRYFHPGEYNKTKEQLEAEGINCFLQDGSGITEKTDLIVVSTAIEDSVYEVQKAKELGIPIIKRSELLSIIAESKKTIAVAGTSGKSTTSAMLYQILLDAQFEPSIISGAGLTSIIKEGKIGNAAVGKGEWLIIEADESDGSVVQYKPEIGLLLNIDKDHQEIDELIELFTIFKNNTKGLFVVNQSNTLAKTLSANPGNDFGFEDENAGYSAKNFNQDGFHLNFQVLNQHFEMNSIGRHSVENATAAIAVAHQIGIDLKTCAKSLAKYEGIYRRHQILGQKNGVWVIDDYAHNPAKCAASIKACQPLAEKVIAWFQPHGYGPTRFLKNDFIEEISEALRPQDEIWMSEIFYAGGTAVKDISANDLIEGIKAKGKNAHFIDDRNQLLEALKPELKPGTVLLLMGARDPGLEHFCKELFDNL
- the tnpA gene encoding IS200/IS605 family transposase, producing the protein MPNTYVKLYVQTVFSVKYRKALIEEHFKKELFAVVGNLINETGCQTIIVNGVEDHIHCFFSLKSAISLSEVMKSVKAKSSKWINESGFLNERFEWQRGFGGFSYSQTAISNVYKYIQNQEEHHKKENFKTEYHKLIKEFEVEYDENYWFEDLI